From Aedes albopictus strain Foshan chromosome 1, AalbF5, whole genome shotgun sequence, one genomic window encodes:
- the LOC134291527 gene encoding uncharacterized protein LOC134291527 encodes MDSHAFKTLLNKGLNFAISPSCAPIADTVSNVESAIQYSSFSSKSAIRYDVEQCISKTISKGENQSQANFETWCLIRKLQDRNVVYSRADKGNAVVIMDKPDYDSRVLDMIDDGPYEECRFKNGKPKDPLNAMIEEATVARQKVARLVGEDCLERKLHVPNPKVASLYCLPKIHKNPVGMRPISSNVSTPTEKMAAWLVHELRKYSVTHGRSVRNSVELVEHLKDIELRRGEVLVSFDVTALFPNVPVNDALNSLQRHLERCRVPQNQIEAYLLVAEVCMNQNYFSFRGKFYKQTFGLSMGSKLSPLLANLFLSDFEDGLEKERCFPRVWRRYVDDVFAVVKERYLSQTLELLNSRHRTIKFTVEQEAEGKLPFLDLMISRREDNKLKFGIYRKPTSTDRYITSDSNHFGAQQKAAFHSMAHRLYNIPMERDDFVEERNRIHKAAELNGYEREFVDKILRKHERKKHRSNATTLRPEKTDVKRISLPFYPKLTNPIQRALNHHGFQVVYKSSNTLKDALCNLKDRVPAEEKSGVYQIPCQNCPAVYIGQTRRKFKTRLREHKNAVEHGRTCDSSVAMHATTLGHTVDWEQAKLLKNVRKVTQLNAWESMYIATADRPLMNEDDAPITSSLFHLTKLRIQ; translated from the coding sequence ATGGATTCCCATGCGTTCAAAACCTTGTTAAACAAGGGCTTGAATTTTGCTATCTCTCCTTCGTGTGCGCCGATCGCGGATACTGTAAGCAACGTTGAAAGCGCGATCCAGTACAGTAGTTTCTCGAGTAAATCGGCCATCCGCTATGACGTTGAGCAATGTATCTCCAAAACAATCAGCAAGGGGGAAAATCAGTCGCAAGCGAATTTCGAGACATGGTGTCTGATCCGTAAATTGCAGGACCGGAATGTGGTCTACTCTAGAGCGGACAAAGGAAATGCAGTGGTGATTATGGACAAACCAGACTACGACTCTCGTGTTCTTGACATGATCGACGATGGCCCATATGAAGAGTGCAGATTCAAGAATGGAAAACCCAAAGATCCCCTCAATGCGATGATTGAAGAAGCTACCGTCGCCCGTCAGAAAGTAGCGCGTTTGGTGGGAGAAGACTGTCTGGAAAGGAAATTGCATGTACCCAACCCAAAGGTAGCGTCCCTCTACTGTTTGCCGAAGATTCACAAGAATCCAGTAGGAATGCGGCCAATTTCTTCCAACGTCTCGACTCCTACCGAGAAGATGGCTGCTTGGCTAGTTCATGAACTGAGAAAATATTCTGTAACCCATGGGAGAAGCGTCCGTAATTCGGTTGAATTGGTGGAGCACCTGAAAGATATCGAACTTCGGCGAGGGGAAGTACTCGTATCGTTTGATGTAACTGCGCTGTTCCCTAATGTACCAGTAAATGACGCCTTGAATAGCCTGCAAAGGCATTTAGAACGATGTCGAGTGCCCCAAAACCAAATTGAGGCTTATCTTTTGGTGGCAGAAGTTTGTATGAACCAGAACTATTTCTCATTTAGAGGGAAGTTCTACAAGCAGACTTTCGGCCTCAGCATGGGGAGCAAACTCTCTCCACTCCTGGCGAACCTCTTTTTGAGTGACTTCGAAGATGGATTAGAGAAAGAAAGGTGTTTTCCTCGAGTCTGGAGACGCTATGTTGACGATGTCTTCGCAGTAGTCAAAGAGCGGTATTTGTCGCAGACGCTTGAACTACTGAATTCACGACATAGAACTATCAAGTTTACGGTAGAGCAAGAAGCAGAGGGTAAACTGCCCTTCCTTGACTTGATGATCTCGAGGAGGGAAGATAATAAACTGAAGTTTGGAATATATCGAAAACCAACCTCCACGGATCGGTATATAACATCAGACTCTAATCACTTCGGAGCCCAGCAAAAAGCAGCTTTCCACTCCATGGCCCATCGTCTCTACAACATTCCCATGGAAAGAGATGATTTTGTCGAGGAGAGGAACAGGATCCACAAAGCTGCTGAGTTGAATGGGTACGAAAGAGAGTTTGTGGACAAAATTTTAAGAAAGCACGAGAGGAAGAAACACAGGAGTAATGCTACGACACTGCGGCCAGAAAAGACGGATGTGAAAAGGATTAGCCTTCCCTTTTACCCAAAGCTGACCAACCCAATCCAAAGGGCCCTCAACCATCACGGATTTCAGGTGGTATACAAGAGTAGCAACACCTTGAAGGATGCGTTGTGCAATCTGAAAGACAGAGTCCCAGCCGAAGAAAAATCCGGAGTTTACCAGATACCGTGCCAAAACTGCCCAGCGGTATACATTGGGCAAACACGCCGTAAGTTTAAAACTCGTCTACGCGAACACAAGAACGCGGTGGAACATGGAAGGACTTGTGATTCGAGTGTGGCAATGCACGCCACGACGCTGGGACATACTGTAGATTGGGAGCAAGCGAAACTGCTTAAAAATGTCCGAAAAGTTACACAACTGAACGCATGGGAATCCATGTATATAGCTACTGCCGACCGCCCATTAATGAATGAAGACGATGCCCCAATTACGTCCTCCCTTTTCCACTTGACCAAGCTGAGAATTCAGTAA
- the LOC115267823 gene encoding uncharacterized protein LOC115267823, giving the protein MGNESYLTEMADKHEDLLYQVHPSDREMPFLMQMRYFERVEFDRVVKTTLTKNQPKKDNANAKVWQTLFKETMDTTYRQHHKVFTDASKTATNVAFAVYDETDSEVISEGINNNFSITNAELLGILKTVELIKNKGYKKAVILTDSRSACDMLLNEKSFEENYVLAEVYKEFYGMRGNNIRIQWIPSHMGIQGSEKVDQEAVNQTRLPQTFFNTITMSDALVVSKQGIWDEWTRKYQRLSNDKGKWHFQIQERPYNRKIWSKNLLLNPDEIKTLSRIRTGHCLTKERKAMWGLEKDDQCEWCETTGNLKHILYDCPRYNQSRVEHSALEYMKPLETILLENFEEELKQIVHFLKVNQIHI; this is encoded by the coding sequence ATGGGAAACGAATCGTACCTCACTGAGATGGCCGATAAACACGAAGACCTGCTCTATCAGGTCCACCCGTCGGATCGGGAAATGCCATTCCTGATGCAAATGCGGTATTTCGAAAGAGTGGAGTTCGATAGGGTCGTCAAAACAACACTAACGAAAAACCAACCGAAGAAGGACAACGCAAACGCTAAAGTCTGGCAAACGCTATTCAAGGAAACTATGGACACCACCTACAGGCAACACCACAAGGTTTTCACCGATGCTTCCAAAACGGCCACGAACGTGGCCTTTGCAGTCTACGACGAAACTGACTCGGAAGTTATCAGCGAGGGAATCAACAACAACTTTTCCATCACGAACGCCGAACTCCTTGGTATCCTTAAAACGGTGGAACTAATCAAAAACAAGGGCTACAAGAAGGCAGTGATACTCACGGACTCCAGAAGTGCCTGCGATATGTTGCTTAacgagaaatcctttgaagaaaaTTACGTGCTTGCGGAAGTCTACAAAGAGTTCTACGGAATGCGTGGAAACAACATCCGGATCCAGTGGATTCCAAGCCACATGGGTATTCAAGGAAGCGAGAAGGTTGACCAAGAGGCAGTGAACCAAACTAGACTTCCTCAAACATTCTTCAACACAATCACCATGAGTGATGCGTTAGTAGTGAGCAAGCAAGGAATTTGGGACGAGTGGACGAGAAAGTACCAAAGACTGTCAAACGATAAGGGAAAATGGCATTTCCAAATCCAAGAGCGACCTTACAACAGGAAGATATGGAGTAAAAACCTTCTACTGAACCCGGATGAAATCAAAACCCTCAGCAGAATCAGAACCGGACACTGTTTGACCAAGGAAAGGAAAGCCATGTGGGGGTTGGAAAAGGATGACCAATGTGAATGGTGTGAAACAACTGGAAACCTGAAGCACATACTGTACGACTGCCCACGATACAATCAGTCAAGAGTCGAACACTCAGCTCTTGAGTatatgaaaccccttgaaacaataCTACTGGAGAATTTTGAAGAAGAGTTGAAGCAAATTGTGCACTTcctgaaagtgaaccaaatccacatCTGA
- the LOC134291528 gene encoding uncharacterized protein LOC134291528, with product MCGTEERVLANCVVQNKSQPERASPKTAKHSPQTIDNFVVNLSSVRPTQAELDLLNKGLNFAISPSCAPIADTVSNVESAIQYSSFSSKSAIRYDVEQCISKTISKGENQSQANFETWCLIRKLQDRNVVYSRADKGNAVVIMDKPDYDSRVLDMIDDGPYEECRFKNGKPKDPLNAMIEEATVARQKVARLVGEDCLERKLHVPNPKVASLYCLPKIHKNPVGMRPISSNVSTPTEKMAAWLVHELRKYSVTHGRSVRNSVELVEHLKDIELRRGEVLVSFDVTALFPNVPVNDALNSLQRHLERCRVPQNQIEAYLLVAEVCMNQNYFSFRGKFYKQTFGLSMGSKLSPLLANLFLSDFEDGLEKERCFPRVWRRYVDDVFAVVKERYLSQTLELLNSRHRTIKFTVEQEAEGKLPFLDLMISRREDNKLKFGIYRKPTSTDRYITSDSNHFGAQQKAAFHSMAHRLYNIPMERDDFVEERNRIHKAAELNGYEREFVDKILRKHERKKHRSNATTLRPEKTDVKRISLPFYPKLTNPIQRALNHHGFQVVYKSSNTLKDALCNLKDRVPAEEKSGVYQIPCQNCPAVYIGQTRRKFKTRLREHKNAVEHGRTCDSSVAMHATTLGHTVDWEQAKLLKNVRKVTQLNAWESMYIATADRPLMNEDDAPITSSLFHLTKLRIQ from the exons ATGTGTGGAACAGAAGAAAGAGTGTTGGCAAACTGTGTTGTGCAAAATAAATCGCAACCTGAGCGAGCGT CACCGAAAACGGCAAAGCATTCCCCACAAACCATTGATAACTTCGTTGTCAATCTTTCGTCTGTGCGGCCAACACAAGCAGAGCTGGATCTGTTAAACAAGGGCTTGAATTTTGCTATCTCTCCTTCGTGTGCGCCGATCGCGGATACTGTAAGCAACGTTGAAAGCGCGATCCAGTACAGTAGTTTCTCGAGTAAATCGGCCATCCGCTATGACGTTGAGCAATGTATCTCCAAAACAATCAGCAAGGGGGAAAATCAGTCGCAAGCGAATTTCGAGACATGGTGTCTGATCCGTAAATTGCAGGACCGGAATGTGGTCTACTCTAGAGCGGACAAAGGAAATGCAGTGGTGATTATGGACAAACCAGACTACGACTCTCGTGTTCTTGACATGATCGACGATGGCCCATATGAAGAGTGCAGATTCAAGAATGGAAAACCCAAAGATCCCCTCAATGCGATGATTGAAGAAGCTACCGTCGCCCGTCAGAAAGTAGCGCGTTTGGTGGGAGAAGACTGTCTGGAAAGGAAATTGCATGTACCCAACCCAAAGGTAGCGTCCCTCTACTGTTTGCCGAAGATTCACAAGAATCCAGTAGGAATGCGGCCAATTTCTTCCAACGTCTCGACTCCTACCGAGAAGATGGCTGCTTGGCTAGTTCATGAACTGAGAAAATATTCTGTAACCCATGGGAGAAGCGTCCGTAATTCGGTTGAATTGGTGGAGCACCTGAAAGATATCGAACTTCGGCGAGGGGAAGTACTCGTATCGTTTGATGTAACTGCGCTGTTCCCTAATGTACCAGTAAATGACGCCTTGAATAGCCTGCAAAGGCATTTAGAACGATGTCGAGTGCCCCAAAACCAAATTGAGGCTTATCTTTTGGTGGCAGAAGTTTGTATGAACCAGAACTATTTCTCATTTAGAGGGAAGTTCTACAAGCAGACTTTCGGCCTCAGCATGGGGAGCAAACTCTCTCCACTCCTGGCGAACCTCTTTTTGAGTGACTTCGAAGATGGATTAGAGAAAGAAAGGTGTTTTCCTCGAGTCTGGAGACGCTATGTTGACGATGTCTTCGCAGTAGTCAAAGAGCGGTATTTGTCGCAGACGCTTGAACTACTGAATTCACGACATAGAACTATCAAGTTTACGGTAGAGCAAGAAGCAGAGGGTAAACTGCCCTTCCTTGACTTGATGATCTCGAGGAGGGAAGATAATAAACTGAAGTTTGGAATATATCGAAAACCAACCTCCACGGATCGGTATATAACATCAGACTCTAATCACTTCGGAGCCCAGCAAAAAGCAGCTTTCCACTCCATGGCCCATCGTCTCTACAACATTCCCATGGAAAGAGATGATTTTGTCGAGGAGAGGAACAGGATCCACAAAGCTGCTGAGTTGAATGGGTACGAAAGAGAGTTTGTGGACAAAATTTTAAGAAAGCACGAGAGGAAGAAACACAGGAGTAATGCTACGACACTGCGGCCAGAAAAGACGGATGTGAAAAGGATTAGCCTTCCCTTTTACCCAAAGCTGACCAACCCAATCCAAAGGGCCCTCAACCATCACGGATTTCAGGTGGTATACAAGAGTAGCAACACCTTGAAGGATGCGTTGTGCAATCTGAAAGACAGAGTCCCAGCCGAAGAAAAATCCGGAGTTTACCAGATACCGTGCCAAAACTGCCCAGCGGTATACATTGGGCAAACACGCCGTAAGTTTAAAACTCGTCTACGCGAACACAAGAACGCGGTGGAACATGGAAGGACTTGTGATTCGAGTGTGGCAATGCACGCCACGACGCTGGGACATACTGTAGATTGGGAGCAAGCGAAACTGCTTAAAAATGTCCGAAAAGTTACACAACTGAACGCATGGGAATCCATGTATATAGCTACTGCCGACCGCCCATTAATGAATGAAGACGATGCCCCAATTACGTCCTCCCTTTTCCACTTGACCAAGCTGAGAATTCAGTAA
- the LOC134285588 gene encoding RNA pseudouridylate synthase domain-containing protein 1-like isoform X2 yields MIDEIVDRIVQFFSTGLVEKIVKAFLVLCDRFVSFILSLCEGNNYKKKDETVDVLYSSGNFLVINKKHDLLINSNDTKKKTVQTIMRKQFPEYVQDNLTHDFYFAHRLDFATSGILCIPLNKNACKEVCQVFEEQRARKYYLALLRGHTDFDEEVIDIAIGEDIRFKDTSKKMCTILEDELCQNPRRSITKVLVLDRGYYNGKPVTKVLLRPITGRRHQLRLHCSQIGHVIVGDYTYSLKIDTSPPRMFLHAFRLVLPNSFENIDIQTEDPFTEKALKYKWKVVEQVNAVGNAFDLIDSF; encoded by the exons ATGATCGATGAAATCGTGGATCGAATCGTCCAGTTCTTCTCCACCGGACTGGTGGAGAAAATCGTCAAAGCGTTTCTGGTCCTGTGCGACCGGTTCGTGAGCTTTATCCTGTCCCTGTGCGAGGGAAACAACTACAAGAAGAAGGATGAAACGGTGGACGTTCTGTACAGTAGCGGGAACTTCCTGGTCATCAACAAGAAACACGATTTGCTCATCAATTCCAACGACACGAAAAAG AAAACGGTCCAAACCATTATGCGGAAGCAGTTCCCGGAGTACGTGCAGGACAACCTGACGCATGATTTCTACTTtgcccaccggttggacttcgCCACCAGTGGGATCCTGTGCATTCCACTGAACAAGAACGCCTGCAAGGAAGTCTGCCAGGTGTTCGAGGAGCAACGGGCGCGAAAGTATTACCTGGCGCTGCTGCGGGGCCACACGGACTTCGACGAGGAAGTGATCGACATTGCGATCG GCGAGGACATCCGGTTCAAGGACACCAGCAAGAAAATGTGCACCATCCTGGAGGATGAACTGTGCCAAAATCCCCGCCGCAGCATCACCAAAGTGCTGGTGCTGGATCGAGGCTACTACAATGGGAAGCCGGTCACCAAAGTGCTCTTGCGACCAATCACCGGCCGGCGCCATCAGCTCCGGTTACACTGTTCCCAGATCGGGCACGTGATCGTCGGCGACTACACGTATAGTTTGAAGATCGACACGTCGCCGCCGCGAATGTTTCTCCATGCCTTCCGCTTAGTGCTGCCCAATTCGTTCGAGAACATCGACATCCAAACGGAGGACCCCTTCACGGAGAAGGCCCTCAAGTACAAGTGGAAGGTGGTCGAGCAGGTGAACGCCGTTGGGAACGCGTTCGATCTGATAGATTCTTTTTAA
- the LOC134285588 gene encoding RNA pseudouridylate synthase domain-containing protein 1-like isoform X1, with protein MIDEIVDRIVQFFSTGLVEKIVKAFLVLCDRFVSFILSLCEGNNYKKKDETVDVLYSSGNFLVINKKHDLLINSNDTKKKTVQTIMRKQFPEYVQDNLTHDFYFAHRLDFATSGILCIPLNKNACKEVCQVFEEQRARKYYLALLRGHTDFDEEVIDIAIGECEDIRFKDTSKKMCTILEDELCQNPRRSITKVLVLDRGYYNGKPVTKVLLRPITGRRHQLRLHCSQIGHVIVGDYTYSLKIDTSPPRMFLHAFRLVLPNSFENIDIQTEDPFTEKALKYKWKVVEQVNAVGNAFDLIDSF; from the exons ATGATCGATGAAATCGTGGATCGAATCGTCCAGTTCTTCTCCACCGGACTGGTGGAGAAAATCGTCAAAGCGTTTCTGGTCCTGTGCGACCGGTTCGTGAGCTTTATCCTGTCCCTGTGCGAGGGAAACAACTACAAGAAGAAGGATGAAACGGTGGACGTTCTGTACAGTAGCGGGAACTTCCTGGTCATCAACAAGAAACACGATTTGCTCATCAATTCCAACGACACGAAAAAG AAAACGGTCCAAACCATTATGCGGAAGCAGTTCCCGGAGTACGTGCAGGACAACCTGACGCATGATTTCTACTTtgcccaccggttggacttcgCCACCAGTGGGATCCTGTGCATTCCACTGAACAAGAACGCCTGCAAGGAAGTCTGCCAGGTGTTCGAGGAGCAACGGGCGCGAAAGTATTACCTGGCGCTGCTGCGGGGCCACACGGACTTCGACGAGGAAGTGATCGACATTGCGATCGGTGAGT GCGAGGACATCCGGTTCAAGGACACCAGCAAGAAAATGTGCACCATCCTGGAGGATGAACTGTGCCAAAATCCCCGCCGCAGCATCACCAAAGTGCTGGTGCTGGATCGAGGCTACTACAATGGGAAGCCGGTCACCAAAGTGCTCTTGCGACCAATCACCGGCCGGCGCCATCAGCTCCGGTTACACTGTTCCCAGATCGGGCACGTGATCGTCGGCGACTACACGTATAGTTTGAAGATCGACACGTCGCCGCCGCGAATGTTTCTCCATGCCTTCCGCTTAGTGCTGCCCAATTCGTTCGAGAACATCGACATCCAAACGGAGGACCCCTTCACGGAGAAGGCCCTCAAGTACAAGTGGAAGGTGGTCGAGCAGGTGAACGCCGTTGGGAACGCGTTCGATCTGATAGATTCTTTTTAA